Proteins encoded by one window of Clostridium perfringens:
- a CDS encoding TVP38/TMEM64 family protein, giving the protein MKKIVKPWVATLIVLIVAFLVYFFVPTANSKINQMIFYLSSMNLDMIKEYILSFGIWAPITSFLLMVLQSVIAPIPAFLITLSNAAIFGWVKGAILSWSSAMAGAALCFYIARGLGRDAVEKLTSKFALKDIDGFFEKYGKHTILIARLLPFISFDLVSYAAGLTSMNFWSFFIATGIGQLPATIVYSYVGGMLTGGAQLLMSGLLILFALSIAIYVGKKVWNEKRGKNDK; this is encoded by the coding sequence TTGAAGAAAATAGTTAAACCTTGGGTTGCTACCTTAATTGTTTTAATAGTAGCTTTTTTGGTGTATTTTTTTGTTCCAACTGCTAATAGTAAAATAAATCAGATGATATTTTACTTAAGTAGTATGAATTTAGATATGATAAAGGAATATATATTATCTTTTGGAATATGGGCACCTATAACATCATTTTTATTAATGGTACTTCAATCTGTAATAGCACCAATACCAGCTTTTTTAATAACCTTAAGTAATGCAGCTATATTTGGATGGGTTAAGGGTGCTATATTATCATGGAGTAGTGCCATGGCTGGGGCAGCACTATGTTTTTATATAGCAAGAGGCTTAGGAAGAGATGCCGTTGAAAAGTTAACTAGCAAATTTGCCTTAAAGGATATAGATGGTTTCTTTGAAAAGTATGGTAAACATACTATACTAATAGCAAGATTGCTACCTTTTATATCTTTTGACTTAGTTAGTTATGCTGCAGGACTTACATCAATGAACTTTTGGTCATTTTTCATTGCTACAGGTATTGGACAATTACCTGCCACAATAGTATATTCTTATGTTGGTGGTATGCTTACTGGGGGAGCACAATTACTTATGAGTGGACTTTTAATTTTATTTGCTTTAAGTATAGCAATATATGTAGGGAAAAAAGTTTGGAATGAGAAAAGAGGTAAAAATGACAAATAA
- a CDS encoding carbohydrate ABC transporter permease: MLETKKRKNVGLDTENKTKKVISNTLLRIILIAATILVIVPIIWTIMSSFKTTKEFYASPWALPKSFGFANYMTAFTEANMGAYFFNSILVTIIAMVLSLCLSVPASYVLARQKFFGCSFIKNLFMAGLFIQPVYIIVPLFTILEKMKLLNNLFALALVYAVLSLPFSIYIMSGFMKGIAKDYEEAAMIDGCTNLQILTKIVVPLAKPGIITIMIFNFMNYWNEYAMAMTFITDADKKTLPVGLQNLMEVQKFATDWGALFAGLVIVMVPTMVIYSLVHKKLTEGVNIGGVKG, encoded by the coding sequence ATGTTAGAAACTAAAAAGAGAAAAAATGTAGGTTTAGATACTGAAAACAAAACTAAAAAAGTAATATCTAATACATTATTAAGGATTATATTAATAGCTGCAACTATTTTAGTTATAGTACCAATTATATGGACAATAATGTCTTCTTTTAAAACTACTAAAGAATTCTATGCAAGTCCATGGGCCTTACCAAAAAGTTTTGGGTTTGCTAACTATATGACTGCATTTACAGAAGCTAACATGGGCGCTTACTTCTTCAACTCAATATTAGTTACTATAATAGCTATGGTTTTATCCCTATGTTTAAGTGTACCAGCATCATATGTTTTAGCTAGACAAAAGTTCTTTGGGTGTAGTTTTATAAAGAATCTATTTATGGCAGGATTATTTATTCAACCAGTATATATTATAGTACCTTTATTTACAATATTAGAAAAAATGAAATTGTTAAATAATTTATTTGCCCTAGCTCTTGTATATGCAGTGCTAAGCTTACCTTTCTCAATCTATATAATGAGTGGATTTATGAAGGGGATTGCAAAGGATTATGAAGAGGCAGCAATGATAGATGGATGTACTAATCTTCAAATATTAACAAAGATAGTAGTTCCATTAGCTAAACCAGGTATTATAACTATAATGATATTCAACTTTATGAATTATTGGAATGAATATGCTATGGCAATGACTTTCATAACAGATGCAGATAAAAAGACATTACCAGTAGGGTTACAAAACTTAATGGAAGTTCAAAAGTTTGCAACTGACTGGGGAGCATTATTTGCAGGATTAGTTATAGTAATGGTACCTACAATGGTTATATACTCACTAGTTCATAAGAAGTTAACAGAAGGTGTTAATATTGGTGGAGTTAAGGGCTAA
- a CDS encoding carbohydrate ABC transporter permease — MNSNKRKIFLAMCVLPALILFTIFMLYPIGKGFMMSLYEWSGISGEPVFVGLDNFKALLNDRYFKEAFGNTFFIIVLFPAITITLSLFLAVVITQSKLKEKNFYRVILFFPNILSMVVIGVLFTYVYDPSIGILKAFFEMIGLDKLAGLAWLGDSKLVLWALVITMVWQAVGYYMVIYIAGLDGISPSLYEVCYLEGASAWQKFRYVTLPLLWDVVRVTFAFFITGALNLSFIFVTVMTKGGPNGKSEVLLTYMYKQAFTNSQYGYAMAVGVTIFAFAMILALIINKLSDSDAREEKRVKRLQQKGVR; from the coding sequence ATGAACAGTAATAAAAGAAAAATATTTTTAGCAATGTGTGTGTTGCCTGCACTTATACTATTTACAATATTTATGTTATACCCAATTGGAAAAGGTTTCATGATGTCTTTATATGAATGGAGTGGGATTTCAGGAGAACCAGTATTTGTGGGGTTAGATAACTTTAAAGCACTTTTAAACGATAGATATTTTAAGGAAGCATTTGGGAATACATTTTTCATAATAGTTTTATTTCCAGCAATAACAATAACCCTTTCTTTATTCTTAGCTGTAGTAATAACTCAAAGTAAGTTAAAAGAAAAGAATTTCTACAGAGTTATACTATTTTTCCCAAATATATTATCAATGGTTGTTATAGGGGTTTTATTTACATATGTTTATGACCCATCAATAGGAATTCTTAAAGCATTTTTTGAAATGATAGGACTAGATAAGTTAGCAGGTCTGGCATGGCTTGGAGATTCAAAATTAGTTCTATGGGCATTAGTTATAACTATGGTATGGCAAGCTGTTGGTTATTATATGGTAATTTATATAGCTGGATTAGATGGAATATCACCTTCACTTTATGAAGTTTGTTATTTAGAAGGAGCTTCAGCTTGGCAAAAGTTTAGATATGTAACATTACCACTTTTATGGGATGTAGTTAGAGTAACCTTTGCATTCTTTATTACAGGGGCACTTAACTTAAGCTTTATCTTTGTAACTGTAATGACTAAGGGTGGACCAAATGGAAAATCAGAGGTTTTATTGACATATATGTATAAGCAAGCCTTTACAAATTCTCAATATGGATATGCTATGGCAGTTGGGGTAACTATATTTGCTTTTGCTATGATCCTTGCATTAATAATCAATAAATTAAGTGACTCTGATGCAAGGGAAGAAAAGAGAGTAAAAAGATTACAACAGAAGGGAGTGAGATAA
- a CDS encoding carbohydrate ABC transporter substrate-binding protein — MKRKLVKMLTVACVTAIAASAFVGCGNKEEAPKDNEKPSTEQAEGSGEKKVLEIAVFEGGFGKDYWDACIDAFEAEHPDVEVKMEANPKIGDIIRPKLSSENTPDFIYLSTNDPSGIANALIKDKALVDLSDVFDREDPDNPGQKLKDKILPGFLDTPLTTPYGDGKVFLAPLYYNVTGMWYNKALFKEKGWEVPKTWDEFFELGKKAKDEGIALYTYQGQAPGYNEAVIFPMLASAAGEEAVEKIFNYEEGAWKDPNVKKALDIFQRMADEDMVLNGTVGMTHTQAQVEFLNGKALFLPCGSWLEGEMKDAIPEGFEFGFMAPPAFKEGDTPYVTTTIEQMYIPAKSDQVELAKEFLAFQYTDAMVQKNAEIAKAVVPVKGAVEKAKSSLDASGYESYKVVEEGAKPIPLSFKPTNSKLDFRNDSLFGPVGSIINKELTVDEWINNLESDSQTLAKEVVE, encoded by the coding sequence ATGAAAAGAAAATTAGTTAAAATGCTAACTGTTGCATGTGTTACAGCTATAGCTGCCTCTGCATTTGTTGGATGTGGAAATAAAGAAGAGGCACCAAAAGATAATGAAAAGCCATCAACTGAACAAGCTGAAGGTTCAGGAGAGAAAAAGGTTTTAGAAATAGCTGTTTTTGAAGGTGGATTTGGTAAGGATTACTGGGATGCTTGTATAGATGCCTTTGAAGCTGAGCACCCAGATGTAGAAGTTAAGATGGAAGCTAATCCTAAAATAGGTGATATTATAAGACCTAAATTATCATCAGAAAATACACCTGACTTTATATACTTAAGTACAAATGACCCATCAGGTATAGCTAATGCTTTAATAAAGGATAAAGCTTTAGTAGATTTAAGTGATGTATTTGATAGAGAAGATCCAGATAATCCAGGACAAAAATTAAAAGATAAAATATTACCAGGATTTTTAGATACACCACTTACAACTCCATATGGAGATGGAAAAGTATTCTTAGCACCACTTTACTATAATGTTACAGGTATGTGGTATAACAAAGCATTATTCAAAGAAAAAGGATGGGAAGTTCCAAAAACTTGGGATGAGTTCTTTGAATTAGGTAAGAAGGCAAAAGATGAGGGAATAGCTCTTTATACTTATCAAGGACAAGCACCAGGATATAATGAGGCTGTAATATTCCCAATGTTAGCTAGTGCAGCTGGAGAAGAAGCTGTAGAAAAGATATTCAACTATGAAGAAGGTGCTTGGAAAGATCCAAATGTTAAGAAAGCATTAGATATATTCCAAAGAATGGCTGATGAGGACATGGTTCTTAATGGAACAGTTGGTATGACTCATACTCAAGCACAAGTTGAATTCTTAAATGGAAAAGCATTATTCTTACCATGTGGTAGCTGGTTAGAAGGAGAAATGAAAGATGCTATACCAGAAGGATTTGAGTTTGGATTTATGGCTCCACCAGCATTTAAAGAAGGGGATACTCCATATGTAACTACTACAATAGAGCAAATGTATATCCCAGCTAAATCAGATCAAGTTGAATTAGCAAAAGAATTCTTAGCATTCCAATATACAGATGCTATGGTTCAAAAGAATGCTGAAATAGCTAAGGCTGTAGTTCCAGTTAAGGGAGCAGTTGAAAAAGCTAAATCTTCATTAGATGCATCAGGATATGAGTCTTATAAGGTTGTTGAAGAAGGTGCTAAACCAATTCCACTTTCATTTAAACCAACAAACTCTAAACTAGATTTTAGAAATGATAGTTTATTTGGACCAGTAGGAAGTATCATAAATAAAGAATTAACAGTTGATGAGTGGATTAATAACTTAGAATCTGATTCACAAACTCTTGCTAAAGAAGTTGTTGAATAA
- a CDS encoding helix-turn-helix transcriptional regulator, producing the protein MSITIENIIKEEFSVNGVKIIPINNHKYIFISKMDFNSLKIKTINIQNLIMLYLNIKVSAVLIKRIESVRGLKESFKKVEEILSLKFYGKENFLIISEEFLGFGDAIKLRKEVTDAILENIELGEISSNKELIKEFARRCSNMNVKPSALINYVNFMCELIEYHEYVQDDLNGIKELKGKILKSDNIEELINNSTILIDYINQRYIKSKELSYKKEVNEIIKFIEKNIDKRITLVMVANAVNLNESYLSRIFKNETGKNLMYFINEVKMKKAKELLKQQDTLVKEVANSIGMTDQFYFNRVFKKFYGVSPSKFKKDYSNKVLS; encoded by the coding sequence TTGTCAATTACTATAGAAAACATAATAAAAGAAGAATTTAGTGTAAATGGGGTTAAGATTATTCCAATAAATAATCATAAGTATATTTTTATATCTAAGATGGATTTTAATAGTTTAAAGATAAAAACAATAAATATACAGAATTTAATAATGCTTTATTTAAATATTAAAGTTAGTGCTGTCTTAATAAAAAGGATAGAAAGTGTAAGAGGCTTAAAAGAGAGCTTTAAAAAGGTTGAGGAAATTCTTAGTCTAAAGTTTTATGGAAAAGAAAACTTTTTAATAATAAGTGAAGAATTTTTGGGGTTTGGTGATGCTATTAAGCTTAGAAAAGAAGTAACAGATGCCATTTTAGAGAATATAGAGTTAGGAGAAATTTCTTCTAATAAGGAACTTATAAAAGAATTTGCTAGAAGATGTTCTAATATGAATGTAAAACCTTCGGCTTTAATAAACTATGTAAATTTTATGTGCGAATTAATAGAGTATCATGAGTATGTACAAGATGATTTAAATGGTATAAAAGAATTAAAAGGAAAGATATTAAAGAGTGATAACATAGAGGAATTAATAAATAATTCAACTATTTTAATAGATTATATCAATCAAAGATATATAAAGAGCAAAGAGCTTAGTTATAAAAAAGAGGTTAATGAGATTATAAAGTTTATAGAAAAGAATATTGATAAGAGAATAACCTTGGTTATGGTAGCTAATGCTGTGAATTTAAATGAAAGTTATTTAAGTAGAATTTTTAAAAATGAAACAGGAAAAAATCTTATGTACTTTATAAATGAAGTAAAGATGAAAAAGGCTAAGGAATTATTAAAACAGCAAGATACTTTAGTTAAAGAGGTTGCTAACAGTATTGGAATGACAGATCAGTTTTATTTTAACAGAGTTTTTAAGAAGTTTTATGGGGTAAGTCCATCTAAGTTTAAAAAGGATTATAGTAATAAAGTTTTGTCATAA
- a CDS encoding response regulator: MFKVIIADDEKIVRIAMRNIIDWESHGFNIVGLAQDGSEVLNILNENGADLIITDLKMKGLNGIELIDKLKEENFRGKILVLSNHGEYELVREAMKKGADDYLLKITLRPKELEDIIDKLKI, from the coding sequence ATGTTCAAGGTTATTATTGCTGATGATGAAAAAATAGTTAGAATTGCTATGAGAAATATAATAGACTGGGAATCTCATGGGTTTAATATAGTTGGATTAGCTCAAGATGGCTCAGAAGTTCTTAATATACTAAATGAAAATGGTGCTGATCTTATTATAACGGACCTTAAAATGAAAGGATTAAATGGAATTGAATTAATTGATAAGCTTAAAGAAGAGAATTTTAGGGGTAAGATACTTGTTCTTAGTAATCATGGGGAGTATGAATTAGTTAGGGAAGCAATGAAAAAGGGCGCAGATGATTATTTATTAAAAATAACTTTAAGACCAAAGGAACTAGAAGATATAATTGATAAATTAAAGATATAA
- a CDS encoding sensor histidine kinase has translation MRKIIKKITNTLRGISNFLRKTSIKNRLIASFSVGIIFCSSILGILLYKKATNALKNNAINYSENMLSIMSEDIYKNKEFLERASIELSMNEEIANNLINYKFMDGKEKNEFLKYMNDYLSKKLSLLPNLAEVEIISKDYEVTYMQGFKYFKREDIERYADESENGLFWFSTILNNEPHICIVTPVKQDNSIVGYVFMAIKSEVFASSFSLFNIGKGSEIFIIDDKNNIIISENNLNSNFILEETDLNKFLKDKGAKDTARSIVVNGENYVATYRKLKGFNWYIASMTPYDFINADIQSLRKEMTIIGLLFTLVVLIFSYFLYSSIKVPLYNLLNKMKRVSEGDLKVLVNDTYEDEIGVISDNFDSMLKRVNELIEKTKLQEVEKRDLEIRMLQAQINPHFLFNTLNSLKWTALMNQDYTVSEGLSSLAELLRNTIIDKNELVTIREELENIKNYVVIQKIRYGNSFDVQYEVDELLLENKVIKFILQPIVENSIIHGIDENKENQKIIIKIMSEEENILISIKDNGKGFNSKEKVKDNKLSGIGWNNVDERIKLTFGLGYGTTIYSEVNKGTIVKIVIPKSI, from the coding sequence GTGAGGAAAATAATAAAGAAAATAACAAATACCTTAAGAGGAATATCAAATTTTCTTAGAAAAACTTCTATTAAAAATAGACTTATAGCATCATTTTCTGTAGGAATAATTTTTTGTAGTAGTATTTTAGGCATACTCCTATATAAAAAGGCTACCAATGCATTGAAGAATAATGCAATAAATTATTCGGAAAATATGCTTTCTATCATGAGTGAAGACATTTACAAAAATAAAGAATTCTTAGAAAGAGCATCTATTGAATTATCAATGAATGAAGAAATAGCTAATAATCTTATAAATTACAAATTTATGGATGGAAAAGAAAAGAATGAATTTCTAAAATATATGAATGATTACTTATCTAAAAAACTTTCTCTTTTACCTAATCTAGCAGAGGTTGAAATAATATCAAAGGATTATGAAGTTACTTATATGCAAGGCTTTAAATATTTTAAGAGAGAAGATATAGAAAGATATGCAGATGAATCTGAAAATGGACTATTTTGGTTTTCTACAATTTTAAATAATGAACCTCACATATGCATAGTAACTCCAGTAAAACAGGATAACAGTATTGTGGGATATGTTTTTATGGCTATAAAAAGTGAAGTTTTTGCTTCTTCTTTTTCTCTTTTTAATATTGGTAAAGGCAGTGAAATTTTTATAATAGATGATAAGAATAACATAATAATTTCTGAAAATAATTTAAATAGTAATTTTATATTAGAGGAGACAGATTTAAATAAGTTCCTTAAAGATAAAGGGGCTAAGGATACAGCAAGGAGTATAGTGGTAAATGGAGAAAATTATGTAGCTACATATAGAAAATTAAAGGGATTTAATTGGTATATAGCTTCAATGACCCCTTATGATTTTATAAATGCTGATATTCAAAGTTTAAGGAAGGAAATGACTATAATAGGATTACTTTTCACTTTAGTGGTATTAATATTTTCATATTTTCTATATTCAAGTATTAAAGTACCTTTATATAACCTTTTAAATAAGATGAAAAGAGTATCTGAGGGGGATTTAAAGGTTTTAGTAAATGATACTTATGAAGATGAGATTGGTGTTATTTCTGATAATTTTGATTCTATGTTAAAAAGAGTAAATGAATTAATTGAAAAGACTAAATTACAAGAAGTTGAGAAAAGGGATTTAGAGATAAGGATGTTACAGGCACAAATTAATCCTCATTTTCTCTTTAATACATTGAACTCTTTAAAGTGGACAGCCTTAATGAATCAAGATTATACAGTAAGCGAGGGGCTTAGTTCCCTAGCAGAATTATTAAGAAATACTATTATAGATAAAAATGAGCTTGTAACTATTAGAGAAGAACTAGAGAATATAAAGAATTACGTTGTTATTCAAAAGATAAGATACGGTAATTCCTTTGATGTTCAGTATGAAGTAGATGAACTTTTATTAGAAAATAAAGTTATAAAGTTTATTTTACAACCAATAGTAGAAAATTCAATAATTCATGGAATTGATGAAAATAAGGAGAATCAAAAGATTATTATTAAAATTATGTCAGAGGAAGAAAATATTTTAATATCGATTAAGGATAACGGAAAGGGGTTTAATAGTAAAGAAAAGGTTAAAGATAATAAACTTTCAGGTATTGGATGGAATAATGTTGATGAGAGGATAAAGTTAACATTTGGCTTAGGTTATGGGACAACTATTTACAGTGAGGTGAATAAAGGAACTATTGTTAAAATAGTAATTCCTAAGAGTATATAG
- the gnpA gene encoding 1,3-beta-galactosyl-N-acetylhexosamine phosphorylase produces the protein MGELKGRVTIPTDSNMKEEIKSIIDRWGADALRDCDGTKLSKDIVDLGVKLYSTYLTVRSDQKWASENKDELQQLYLMSEPVIAKSEKTEIKILAGYYSEQFEIDKVHDEKKWWEVIDRTTGEVVDPSKWNFNKESEILTVEETTPYHEYTVNFLVYMIWDPTQMYNHITNDWGDKPHEMPYDCRQAKTRVHVKEALKKWIHENPEVDVVRFTTFFYHFTLCFNEVAKEKFVDWFGYSSSVSPLALEQFEKEKGYKLRPEDIVDAGYYNSTFRVPTKQYKDFIDFQCKHVSKMAKELVDLCHENGKEAMMFLGDNWIGTEPYGKYFPSIGLDAVVGSVGNGTTMRMIADIPGVKYTEGRFLPYFFPDVFNETGDPVGEARENWLQARRAILRSPLDRIGYGGYLGLAVKFPEFVEQVEKICDEFREIHETIKGTKAYVAPFKICVLNCWGKLRSWQTQQVAHALWYKEIYSYAGIVECLSGMPVEVEFISFDDILENGIPEDTGVIINAGDAYTAWSGGEYWKNPKLVSMIRKWVHNGGGFIGVGEPTAIHYENKFFQLADVLGVDKEVGFSLSTRKYNELNPHHFITEEIGEKAIDFGEGMKGIYGKGDSYQVLRMDFGNCHCLKNNFRGDTTCAVNTYGKGRSVYFAGFPYTPENCRILLRAIYWAASKEDEMKKFYVTNIDTECAAFLEVGKMAVINNTQEEKITDAYINGVKVETLTLAPMEIRWLNINK, from the coding sequence ATGGGAGAGTTAAAGGGAAGAGTTACAATACCGACTGATTCTAATATGAAAGAAGAAATAAAGAGTATTATAGATAGATGGGGAGCTGATGCCTTAAGAGATTGTGATGGTACTAAGCTTTCTAAGGATATAGTTGACTTAGGGGTTAAGCTATATTCTACATACCTAACAGTTAGAAGTGATCAAAAATGGGCTAGTGAAAATAAAGATGAATTACAACAACTTTACTTAATGTCAGAGCCTGTTATTGCTAAATCAGAAAAAACTGAAATAAAAATATTAGCTGGATATTATTCTGAGCAATTTGAAATAGATAAGGTTCATGATGAAAAAAAATGGTGGGAAGTTATAGATAGAACTACTGGTGAAGTTGTAGATCCTTCAAAATGGAATTTTAATAAAGAGAGTGAAATCTTAACAGTAGAAGAAACTACACCTTATCATGAATATACAGTAAATTTCTTAGTTTATATGATTTGGGATCCAACTCAAATGTATAATCATATAACTAATGATTGGGGCGATAAACCTCATGAAATGCCATATGACTGTAGACAAGCTAAGACTAGGGTACATGTTAAAGAAGCTTTAAAGAAATGGATTCATGAGAATCCAGAAGTAGATGTAGTTAGATTTACTACTTTCTTCTATCACTTTACATTATGCTTTAACGAGGTTGCTAAGGAGAAATTTGTTGATTGGTTTGGATATAGTTCATCAGTGAGTCCTTTAGCTTTAGAGCAATTCGAAAAAGAAAAAGGATATAAATTAAGACCAGAAGATATAGTTGATGCTGGTTATTATAATTCAACATTTAGGGTTCCAACAAAACAATATAAAGATTTCATAGATTTTCAATGTAAACATGTTTCAAAAATGGCTAAAGAGTTAGTGGATTTATGTCATGAAAATGGAAAAGAAGCAATGATGTTTTTAGGGGATAACTGGATAGGTACAGAGCCTTATGGAAAGTATTTCCCAAGCATTGGATTAGATGCAGTGGTTGGTTCAGTAGGTAATGGAACAACTATGAGAATGATAGCTGATATTCCAGGAGTTAAATATACAGAAGGAAGATTTTTACCATACTTTTTCCCAGATGTATTTAATGAAACAGGAGACCCTGTTGGGGAAGCAAGGGAGAATTGGTTACAAGCAAGAAGAGCTATTTTAAGAAGTCCACTAGATAGAATAGGATATGGTGGATATTTAGGACTTGCAGTTAAATTCCCAGAGTTTGTTGAGCAAGTTGAAAAAATATGTGATGAGTTTAGAGAAATTCATGAAACTATAAAAGGAACTAAGGCGTATGTAGCCCCATTTAAGATTTGTGTATTAAACTGTTGGGGTAAATTAAGAAGCTGGCAAACTCAACAAGTAGCTCATGCTCTTTGGTATAAGGAAATATATTCATACGCTGGAATTGTTGAATGTTTAAGTGGTATGCCTGTAGAAGTAGAATTTATTAGTTTTGATGATATATTAGAAAATGGAATTCCAGAGGATACTGGAGTTATTATAAATGCTGGAGATGCTTACACTGCTTGGAGTGGTGGAGAGTATTGGAAAAATCCTAAATTAGTTTCTATGATTAGAAAATGGGTTCATAATGGTGGAGGATTTATAGGGGTTGGAGAACCAACTGCAATACATTATGAGAATAAATTCTTCCAGTTAGCAGATGTTTTAGGAGTTGACAAGGAAGTTGGATTTAGTTTAAGCACTAGAAAATATAATGAATTAAATCCACATCATTTTATAACAGAAGAAATTGGTGAAAAAGCTATTGATTTTGGTGAGGGGATGAAAGGCATTTATGGAAAGGGTGATAGTTACCAAGTTTTAAGAATGGACTTTGGTAATTGCCATTGCTTAAAGAATAACTTCAGAGGAGATACTACTTGTGCTGTAAACACATATGGAAAAGGTAGAAGCGTTTATTTTGCAGGATTCCCATATACTCCAGAGAATTGCAGAATTTTATTAAGAGCAATTTATTGGGCTGCAAGTAAAGAGGATGAGATGAAAAAATTCTATGTAACTAATATAGATACTGAGTGTGCTGCCTTCTTAGAAGTAGGAAAAATGGCTGTAATAAACAATACTCAAGAAGAAAAAATTACAGATGCATATATAAATGGTGTTAAGGTTGAAACTTTAACCTTAGCTCCTATGGAAATAAGATGGTTAAATATAAATAAATAA
- a CDS encoding RNA-binding protein yields the protein MYTIMAIKISPRTVAAPRVQEILTKYGCIIHTRIGLHEATENTCSTSGLILLNLTPSAEEEIKNLDNELNSLEDVTAKLLNL from the coding sequence ATGTACACTATAATGGCTATCAAAATATCACCTAGAACTGTTGCAGCACCAAGAGTTCAAGAAATACTAACTAAATATGGTTGTATAATACATACTAGAATAGGCTTACACGAAGCTACTGAAAATACATGTTCAACTTCAGGTCTTATTCTTTTAAACCTTACACCAAGTGCTGAGGAAGAAATAAAAAATTTAGATAATGAATTAAATTCTTTAGAAGATGTAACAGCTAAATTATTAAACCTTTAA